One genomic segment of Drosophila melanogaster chromosome 3L includes these proteins:
- the CG17030 gene encoding uncharacterized protein, giving the protein MAKKEEPLMDGPKRMNRELALMLEDKQNLQFRNLLVEPNNIYKWTGLLMPVAPPYDKGAYKMEIDFPLDYPFKPPRIHINTRMYHLNVNERGQVCVPILEVEHWIPTTRIDQVLQVLLATINDPQPENAWHIEMAGEYRNDPVRFFKMADAWVQKYSEPRPTEEELAKFARKRKKAMTKK; this is encoded by the coding sequence ATGGCCAAAAAGGAGGAGCCTCTTATGGACGGACCCAAGCGGATGAACCGCGAATTGGCCCTGATGTTGGAGGATAAACAGAATTTGCAGTTCCGAAACCTCTTGGTGGAGCCGAACAACATCTACAAGTGGACAGGCCTGCTGATGCCGGTGGCACCGCCTTATGACAAGGGTGCCTACAAAATGGAGATCGACTTTCCACTGGACTACCCATTCAAGCCGCCTCGCATCCATATAAACACGAGGATGTACCACCTGAATGTCAATGAGCGTGGTCAGGTGTGTGTGCCTATTTTGGAGGTCGAGCACTGGATCCCAACCACGCGGATTGACCAGGTGCTGCAGGTACTGCTGGCCACCATCAATGATCCACAGCCGGAGAACGCCTGGCACATCGAAATGGCCGGCGAGTATCGCAATGATCCGGTGCGATTCTTCAAAATGGCCGATGCCTGGGTGCAGAAGTACAGTGAACCCCGGCCCACTGAAGAGGAGCTAGCAAAGTTTGCGCGCAAGCGAAAGAAAGCGATGACGAAGAAGTAG